One Rhipicephalus microplus isolate Deutch F79 chromosome 4, USDA_Rmic, whole genome shotgun sequence genomic window carries:
- the LOC119172820 gene encoding uncharacterized protein LOC119172820, whose protein sequence is MAGTSSSAGGSGSSAGGSGSSVQPPRTLPPTPRFKSFSSSCLHSPTTELHTYSDVSPTDLAATPTWQDRPTSRFVFSISPPRASSCLGNQSPQEYRPLCATSGDGERARGGRGVRGGGLGTATKEDEEEDVSRKARWIIITTAVSLFVMSVLLVGIMLRLAPVIDDLGE, encoded by the coding sequence ATGGCTGGCACCAGCAGCAGCGCCGGCGGGAGTGGCAGCAGCGccggcggcagcggcagcagtGTCCAGCCGCCGCGCACGCTGCCCCCGACGCCACGCTTCAAGAGCTTCAGTTCGTCTTGCCTGCACAGTCCGACGACCGAGCTGCACACGTACTCGGACGTGTCGCCCACGGACTTGGCGGCCACGCCCACGTGGCAGGATCGGCCCACGTCTCGCTTCGTGTTCTCCATCTCGCCGCCCAGGGCCTCCTCGTGCTTGGGCAACCAGAGCCCGCAAGAGTACCGGCCCTTGTGCGCGACGTCCGGCGACGGCGAACGTGCCAGGGGCGGCAGGGGTGTGCGCGGAGGAGGACTCGGCACAGCGACCAAGGAGGACGAAGAGGAGGACGTTAGCCGGAAGGCGCGCTGGATCATCATTACCACCGCCGTGTCGCTCTTTGTGATGAGTGTGCTCCTCGTGGGCATCATGCTCCGGCTGGCACCCGTCATCGATGACCTCGGTGAGTAG